In Leptidea sinapis chromosome 2, ilLepSina1.1, whole genome shotgun sequence, the sequence GAGAGGGCTCTATTAATTCACATTAATCTTCTAGTCTAATTCCACTAGTGTATTCTAGAACATTCCGAGACAGTCTACATATTGTTGAATGAATAAGGCACAGTATAGAGGGTCCCAAGCGCTAATTTCTTTACCAGAGTCCTGATGAGAAACCACCAGGAGGTACTCTTACTCTCTTGGGGGCCTCAAGCTTTGCTTGCTCAGCAGGCTTCGAAGTGCTCTCCTGTTTCGGTTCAGCTCTGGCTTCTTGTTGAGGTTCAGCCTTGGTTTCAATTTGAAGAGATTTGGGTGACTCTTCAGGTGCAGTGGGCGTTGAAACCTCACCAGATCCATTTTGACTTGGTTCAGCAGCTTTAGCGGGTTTGGCTGGCTCATCACCTGGAATGTTTGGATGTAAGTAAGTGTCGGAAAGATTGACGAGTTCCTTAGGAACACTAAAATTTGCTACTAACATCTAATAACACAACATTGGTTGAAAACTTTCGGAGTTCATAAGAAACACTAAGATTTGCTACATCTAGTCATACTTAATAAAGAACACTTGATTGGTGGAAATCTTTAGGAGTTACTAAGAAACactaaaatttgtaaaatctgATCATATCTAATAACACCAGATTGgttgaaaattttatgagtaaGATACAGCATGTCAGTTTATTTCATCACTATGGTGCaatatattgtatgaaataaaatttttgaatttggaattctttttgtaCTAATGTACgaacaattaaaaacaaatagtaatatatacaataactagtggacccaacagacgttgtcctgtacacatgttttaaatttgaaaaatcggtccagccgttaggagctgttcactaacatacacatgagcaggagaattatattatatgggcggaattgagaatctaaaccaatctcaaattcactgaaacaaacaaaaaagtcatcaaaatcagtccagccgtttaggaggtagttcaattgtgaatctaaaccattctcaaatccacctgtatacacacagaaagtttcattagaatcggtccagccgtctaggaggagttcagtgacatacacacgcacacaagaattatatatataaagatttcaAGCGAAAGCGTTTTACCACTACACAAACGCCAGAGTACTTGGATGTTTCGTGTGAATGCACTTTT encodes:
- the LOC126977490 gene encoding jupiter microtubule associated homolog 1, with protein sequence MTSTSFNVGLNDDTRLSSRVLRPPGGGHTDIFGGEAEIPRGRRAAPAPAGSVFIGDEPAKPAKAAEPSQNGSGEVSTPTAPEESPKSLQIETKAEPQQEARAEPKQESTSKPAEQAKLEAPKRVRVPPGGFSSGLW